ttaaagtacatcccttgcagtttttaaaatatctacttTGTGGCACTACAAAGACCACAATATGGATTTTGAAGAGCCTGAATCTCTTCAGTGCAGTCGACCATTACTTATACACATACAGCAAACTGCCAAGCTGAAATGAAGGTAGAGCTGGCTGATACTCCGTTTCTTCCCTGCAGACAAAATGGTCAAAGTAGTGTTAGCCTTTTCTAGCCCCTTTCCTAGTGCTTCACTAGCtgcttaatttttctctccagctAGCAGCAGAACTAAGATATCCATTCATTCCCATGAACTAacaccagctgcaggagcactgcACACCTCAACATTAACAGATAAAACAGGAATGACTAACCCCAAAATTtcattgctgtattttattttatagcttGGACATGATCTAAAACATCTGGCTGACTTGAAATGATAAACTGGGAAAAGCTTATGGCAAGAGGGAGGCCTGGCACACTGCTGATCCCCATCTCTATCTCCTGAGGTTTCACATTATTTAAGGTTTAGGGATTctgtaaaatttgttttacatttttcaattaGACAGGCCAGTAGAGATCTAGTCAGAGATGGGAGATAACTTTACCATCAAAACTTCatagaaaaatacttctaataATAGACATGAGAATTTTTCCAGTCCCAAAATACTCTTTCTGGTTTAGCACCTCATTTTAGTCTGACAGCCTGTCATATTTTACTGCCTTCATACTGCTTCCAAGAATGTGAAGAGCTGTTTGGATGTCATGTAGGTGAAGTTAGTTTGTTCTGCTCTAaaacaaatgtacaaaaataatgcagtatAAACCCAGTTGAAAGTCAAGGAAAGGATACTCATTAGCAGCTGTGGGCTTCACATCCTCAGAGAACAGCGAGTTTGACACTGTGTGCTTCATGCTGAAGATGTCTCTTTTTTGTCTGGGCAAACAGACGAGAAAAATGTGACGGGGAGAGcttttttatccatttttttttcaaggtacATGTTGTCTGCATTGAAGATTACCTCCTGGAGCTGCCAAAGCATAAGCACAATTCTGCATGCCCAAGGCTGAGGGCTGGGGTCCAAATGAGACCGGGGAtagctgtggggctgctgctgccttgggaAAGGTGGGGGGAAACCAAAAAGCATGGGGTGGGGAGCGGGTCATCACTCATGGGATGCCTCTGGTGGCAAAGGCTGGCACTCTCAGAAGACTCACCTCAGTGGTGGGCACTGCCCCATCCAGGACTGAGCATTGGTGCTCTGCATCCCCACACCTGCCCTCAGACTCACCCTGAGCAATAATACTTCCAAGTATTATTTGttactgctattttatttttaagtgttattttatttttaagtattttatctGACATGTTTTTGAAACACGAATCTTGTTGGATTCACCTGTCTGTGAAGATTATTGCTGCTATTGCCAATGTTTACTTGGCTCTCGCTGCAAAACTAAGGTTAGTGTTGGATATTTGCTGTCTTGGGTTCTTGAATGGCTCATGTTGCTGTAGTACCCAGCCACTGCCCAGTCTgtactgtatatattttaacacCATCCCTGCAAGTCAGGTTTTCTCTACATGGACCTTTCAAAacctgttttgtgtgtttttttctgtgcagtcaCTATGAGCATCAGTCCTATGCAGTTTAGGGCAAAGGCAAACCACCCCACAGAAGCCAAGAGGCACTGATAGGACTCATGACCTCCCTAACAATGAGCGGGCTTTTATTCCTTACCTGTTAAGATGCTCACTGCAGTCTTTACAATTAAATAAAGGAGGCTGTTATGAAAGGACTGATAGCTGATCTTTCACAAGACTAAGTTCAAGGAGACTTTGCCATTTCTTGCTCACATGGAGCAGCAGTCGCATTAATTCAAATAACAAAGGCACCTGCTTTTAATGTATGTTTTCCAGAGTGAAGATTCAGATGAAGAAGACCTCTGTGCTATCAGTAATAAATGGACTTTCCAAAGAACTAGCAGACGATGGTCTCGAGTGGACGACATTGATGTTTTGCTTCACCGTTCAGACAGACATGGATCTTCTGGggacattaaaatgaaaaatacaacaaGCAGCGAGAGCGTCCTTACAGATCTGAGTGAACCTGAGGTCTCATCTATTCACAGTGAGAGCAGTGGGGGAAGTGACAACAGGAGTCAATCCGGCATCAGCAGTGCTGCCAGGGAGACCTGCGACTCCTCTGGCCAGCATGATGTAGAAAGCACACAGCTGTTGGACTCCACAGCGGTAAGCACTGTCCTGTTCCCCAAGGACAACCTGAAGAATGAGAAACCAACACGAACCAAAGCAAAAACCTTTCTAAAACGCATGGAGACACTAAAAGCAAAAGGTGTGCATGGAAAACTAAAAGGCTCTGGAAGAACGGCTCCTTTAGAAATAAGCGGACCGATTCTTCAGCATGAGCCAAAATCCTTGAAAGACATGCACTGTGTACAGATCGTCAATGGTGATCTCCAAAACTTAGGACAAGATTCAGGCAAAAGAGgactttcattttctgccaaaTCCAGCAGTGAAAGCAGTCAGTCcgaaaacagcagcagtggggtGAGCACACCGTGTTTGAAGGAACGCAAATGTCATGAAGCAAACAAGAGAGGTGGGATGTACCTGGAGGACATAGATGTTCTGTCAGGAGGAGCCTTACGACAAGTGGTGGACCAAAACCgcaaaaatgaatttcattccCAAGAGAACTTGGTTGTGCATGTTCCCAAGGACCACAAACCAGGGACCTTCCCAAAGGCACTTTCTATTGAAAGCCTCTCGCCTACTGACAACAGTAATGGTGTAAACTGGAGGACGGGCAGCATCTCtttaggaaaacagaactgCTCTACTCCAAAAGAATCCGGATTGATGGCCTGCTGTCCTAAGGAGAGCAGAATTAGTATTTATGACAATGTGCCAGGTTCCCACTTGTATGCTAGTACGGGGGATCTTCTGGACTTAGAGAAAGATgtcctttttcctcatttagaTGACATTTTGCAACATGTCAATGGACTCCAGGAGGTAGTAGATGGTTGGTCAAAGAATGTGTTGCCAGGTCTGCCGGTTGATGATGATCGGGTCAGGGAATCTCCATCGTTGCCTTTCCAGTCACCCACACAGATCACACTTGATTTCGAAGGAAACTCTGTCTCTGATGGCCGGACCACGCCAAGTGACATGGACAGAGATGGAACATCCCTGAACGAATCAGAGGCCACTGGTGTTAGGGACAGGAGAGACTCTGGGGTGGGAGCATCTCTCACAAGGCCAAGCAGGTAGGTAGCAAGATGTGTATGCAAATCcatctttcctcttccattaACAATAGAACAGACTGTGAAGTGAAGCAGAAGCAGACTCAGTCTGGGAGTCACAAGGCTGACATCGTTACAGTTGTACTCATCCTGTATGGGAAAGGGGACTTCCCAGGGAAAGTGTGGGACTTTAGAAGAGATATCCTGCTTTGGAAATTCTTATGTGCAATCAGTGGAGAATTGGTGTAATAGAACAAACTAAggcattttttctctcttgatcCATAATATCCAATAGGACACTGTATATATTGTGGAATCTATTTTCAATTGgtctttgaaattatttaccCCACTGTGTATGTGTCAGTAGCCTCATGCACAATTTTTATGCCCTggtctgctttaaaaatgtgtccTTCAATTCTCAAAGAGAATTTCTCTACCCTGCCCCAGTCCCTTACACATCTGGTTGATATGATAGTATACAATTAacctgttaataaaaataaaaagcaggatTTTGTTAATAGCTAGGAGACCTGTTACGAGTTAGAGGGATGAGTTCCTCTTGAGCCAGAGGAGCATGGCTATGAGTAAAGATCTTTGTGGATACATACAGCTGTGTGTAGGGTGGGTTTTTGTGTGCAGAAGCAGTGAGAAAATACTCGTAACTTTCTGATCTGCAGTCAGTCTTGAATCCTTACAGAGAATTCTTCCGTGCCATGATTTGCTGCTGCTCATGCTTGCTCACTTACCACCATCACAAGCAAGTGAACTCAGGCAAACTACTAAGTAAATAAGCAGTGCCAAAGTTTGTAGGATTTGAGCCAGAACTCATGTTTAGCCaaacaagaaactgaaatgagTTTTTTCCAATATATGCAGTATATGGAGAAAGTGTATTGGGATAAAGAGAAGATGTGAATGTCTCAATAGCTTGGTGGTTGTGGGTCTCACCTAGGAGATACAGGGTTCAACCCCTTCTCtaaaaaatctttcagtatttaataatAGAGCTATTTGGAGAACTTTATCTTGAGTTACCTTGATGGTCAGGCTGGTCTCCTGGGAGGTGAGGGACCAAGCATCAAATCCCATTTCTGAGTCAGGAAGAGAACATTTTAATCCAGATCTCACACATCCTGTTGGAAGTGTGTAGACTAATGGGCATAACAGGCCATGCTGCTTCCTTGAGTACAGGTGTTGGACCTACACCCACTTGGGAAtctaacataaaaaaaatcaaagcttgaTCATTTCCAAAATCAAGAGATTGAGCAAATTGAGCCTCCAagctatattttcttttagtcaACACACCATGAGCCATAATGTGTATGTTTATGTATGTTTTGCATATTGCTCTATCTCACAGTATACCATCCTTTTCTGCCCAATtaaaacagctgtttctttttctattgtcttttttttttttttgctataggCGATTACGATGGCATAGTTTCCAAATTTCTCATCGTCTGAGCCACTCCATCGCATCACTTCACATCAGTAATCAGTCAGCAGCCCAGCTGAATCTACTGCAGAAATTCTCTCTACTTCGTCTTACAGCCATCATGGAAAAGTACTCCATGTCAAACAAACATGGCTGGACCTGGTGAGTACCATCACTAATTGGAAAAGAGATATCTTTaggaggaaataattttttccaaTTCTATTATTTTGATAGAAGATTTAATTAATACAGTTCAGAGCAGCGATTGACTTTCACTAGAATTTGAAACTGTACCTTTTAATCTGTTGCTGCCTTGTGACTCAGTGGCAGATCCTGGAGATGTGACTTCATTCCTGTGCTCGGACAGAGTCAACCCCAGACTCTCTAACAACACTCGAgttccagaaaaataaacaggagtAGGAGAGAGTGATTAAAAGGAGGAAGTGTTTACACTCAGTCTTCcccaaaattcattttctgattcaaaaagaaacagctgctgataatatttcatgtatttgaaattgttttgtttgtgatttAAAAGAACAGTTAGAACAGTTACAGGACTTTTCTCTACAGATTGAAAGATGCAAGCTTTACCCTAGGTCTGGACTTGCATTAAAGGCAGCTTGCAGCTGTAAGAGCTGTAACGCCTACCTGGTCACTCAGACAGTGGGGTCAAGGGCAGGTGGACATGAATACCGGCAACACAGCCCCTTTATATGCAAACAGCTACAGAAATCTGCATGTTTAATAGTGTGCTAACCCTCATGGGCCACATAGACTGAGGTAGCCTGGAATGGAAATGGACGTAGATAAAAAGATTATAAGTATCTGAGAAATAACAAAAGGATAACGGAATTTTTCCCTAATACACAGATGTCGAGTCCAAAAATAATATGACTGGACATTTACATTATGACTTTCACAATCAAAGCACTTTACCAAAATTCaccttcagaaatggaaaaatagatACGAGGGAGTACTTGTGAGATCCACCTCACTAACATCAGGCATTCCAAAAAGTTACAAGTCTGATCTGAGCATGTCAGGTCTGCTGTCTTTATGGTCAGTGAAAGAAGACAGACAACTCCAAAGGCAACTTATTCTATGCAAGACTGGGGGTTTGGGTCACCCTTCAAAGGTGGGTGACCACACTCCACAGTGGGTATAGAAGCAGTCAGGACTGCTAAGTCTTTCTAAATCTCCTTCAGAGAGCTAAAATTCAGTAAGATGAGCCCCCAGCTTGCAGTTCTCTTTTGGTGCAGTTCCCTCTGGCTAGCTGTCAGCATGTCTGTGCTGAAATGAGTCTCACCTTAAGCAACTCCAAACAGTCAGATTAGAATACAGCAAAATCTAGATCCTGCTGTTTGTACAGAGGTTTTCCCTCCtggcaaatatttcttcagtttgtaTAATCAGTCTCTAAGGATTTATAAGCAGTGGGACTCTAAATAGCTGTAAATCTTTATGCTGTACTCCTTCAGTAGGTCATTTAATCCAAGTTTTATCTCCTTcccacacagaagagaaaatcttTGTCATATTCAGGTCATattcatcctcttttttttttgaattccaCTGTAGTCATGACTCCCACAGAGGGAATCCAGTTTCTTCCCATTTTCACCATCATTTACAGAAGAAAGCGAGCTTAACAGCTTCACTTAAGTAACTTGACTAGAATCGACTGCATGACACCAGGGATGCATCTGGCACATAGGGATTTCTCACCATCATTTATTACTGTAAATTGTTAGGCAATAGAAATGCTAAACCACATAACTGATGGTATAAAAATCATACAACACGTTAGAGGACtgaacttccttttctttaagatACCCTCTCCAGTAGTTTTTGCTGTGCAATTCCTTTGAATCCTTAATAAAGGAGTCCTTTGTTAATGAGTCCATGGTTTAAACCATGttgttttcagctgaatgaCACCTGCACAGTAAATGTCTTTTGTTAGCGCAGATTGTCATGATATATCTTAGAGACAGAGGCCATCTACCTCTAAAAGTTATCAAGAAATCCATCAATTGTACAGATTGTAAAGTGTCTAGGTATTGTCCATTAAACATTATTTGACCATCTTTATTAAATAGGAGATGGTCCCAGTTACCAGTTTCTACTCATGATGTTACTCAGAAAGGTTCTGTAAATACTCTGATATTTTCATGCACTCTGTTTGTGTTAATTTTCAGGTCTGTGCCAAAGTTCATGAAGCGAATGAAAGTACCTGACTACAAGGACAAGAATGTCTTCGGTGTCCCTCTGATAGTTCATGTCCAGAGAACAGGACAGCCGCTTCCCCAGAGCATACAGCAAGCACTACGTTACTTACGGAGCAACTGTTTAGATCAGGTATGAACTTTAGAACTGTTTAGATCAGGTATGAACCATGTCCCTGAACTCCAGGGACATGgttgatttttctgtaaagacGCCCTAAACAAACAATGGTCGACCTTTTTGTACTTAGAACCAGAATTATTTGAAGGGTCTTTTATCTCATGTTGGGCCCAGATCTCCTCCAGTGATTTGATACCTGATGCCAATATTGATggctgtgatttgtttttttttgtattgagCTAATGAGCTGAATTCTTATAGACATAACAGTCTTGCTGATTCATACACAATAGCCTACGTCAAAGAATGGTGTGGGATCTTCCTGTCTATTGAGTCAATCCTGAGAAGAATTCAGGATTCCCAGCTTCTACCCGTAAGCTTATGGTTAACTATTGCCACTAAGAGTTAAATGCAGTCACCATTTCACAAGATATGGtacaaaaagttttatttacttagcaaagaaacaaaagtccAAGAACAGAGAGCAAACTCAGCAAAATATTCCAAGTATTCTGTTGACAAAGTCAGATGTATCCAGATAGAGTTGGGTCAGCAGGGGTTCAATGCCAAAGCCATTACGGTACGTTTCCTTTTATAGCGTTCCTAGCTGCAACAAACCAGTTGGGGAACCCGCATGCTCCAAGCATTTCAGGTGTTTGCATTCCCTTTAATATTCCCTTTAATTACGAGCAGGGCCAtcatattttttgctgttcttccctTAAGGATGATGAACATAGGGCTGGAAGAACCCCCCGGCTCATTGAGTTCAGTTCCCTATTATTATTAACATCATAGCATATAACTGCTTCCATAACTGCTTTTAGATAGTTGTAAGTTCGAAAGGGGCAAGCAGCATTTTATTCTGCAGGCTTTGCTGCTTCCGCAGCTCTGAGCACGCAGAAAGAGTGTAAGTGGTCAGTTCTGAATCTTTCAATTTCTGATCCCTATTCTGGTTGCTATTCAGGCTGTTGAAAGACCTTCAatatcatcaagtccaaccatcaacctacTTACttagtcccatcactaaaccatgttccttactgccacatccacacatctcttaaataccccCAGGAACAGGGACTttaccacttctctgggcagacCATTCCAGTGCTTGACTACCCTCTCAATGAATAAACTCTTCCGatatatccaatctaaacctcccttcatgcaacttgaggccatttgcTCTCTTCCTATCACTTGGCACTTGAGAAGTGATCAACACACTCCTCGCTGCAACTTCCCGGCAGGTAATTGTAGAGGGCGATGAAGtctcccctcagcttcctcttctgcagaccaaacagccccagttccctctgctgctcctcataagttttgttttctagtcccttcaccagcttcattgctcttcccAGCACAAGCAAGTCAATATCgttcttgtagtgaggggcccaaaactgaacacaatattcaaggtgtggtctcaccagtgcctCATACAGGGGACAATtacttccctagtcctgctaGCCACGCTAgttctgatgcaggccaggatgaCACtgtccttcttggccacctgggtagactgctggctcatgttcagatGGCTGTCGGCCagcactcccaggtccttttctgccagacaacttcccagccactcttccccaagcctacACTGCTGCGTGGGGTTGTTATGACCCAAGCACAGAtcctggcacttggccttgttgaacatCTTGCAACTGGGCTtggcccatcagtccagcctatccagatctctctgcagagccttcctaccctcgagcagatcaacagACCCACCTCACTTGGTATTGTCTGCACCTACtaagggtgcactcaattccatATTCCAGGTTGTTGATAAAACTGTTAAGCAAAACTGGTGTCAATACCAAGCCCTGAGGAAttccactagtgactggccaccagctgGACTGAACTCCATTTACTGTGACTCTGAGCCAGGCCTTCCAGCCAGTCCTTCCCCAGCAAACTGTACtcctgtccaagccatgagcagtcaatttctccaggagaatactgtggggAATGTCATcaaatgctttattaaaatcaaGGGAAACAACATCCATGGCCTTCCCTCATCTAC
This is a stretch of genomic DNA from Cygnus atratus isolate AKBS03 ecotype Queensland, Australia chromosome 1, CAtr_DNAZoo_HiC_assembly, whole genome shotgun sequence. It encodes these proteins:
- the STARD13 gene encoding stAR-related lipid transfer protein 13 isoform X3, with the translated sequence MTIQIEAKEACDWLRAAGFPQYAQFYEDSQFPIDIAAVKKDHDFLDKDLVEPLCRRLNTLNKCASMKLDVNFQRKKSEDSDEEDLCAISNKWTFQRTSRRWSRVDDIDVLLHRSDRHGSSGDIKMKNTTSSESVLTDLSEPEVSSIHSESSGGSDNRSQSGISSAARETCDSSGQHDVESTQLLDSTAVSTVLFPKDNLKNEKPTRTKAKTFLKRMETLKAKGVHGKLKGSGRTAPLEISGPILQHEPKSLKDMHCVQIVNGDLQNLGQDSGKRGLSFSAKSSSESSQSENSSSGVSTPCLKERKCHEANKRGGMYLEDIDVLSGGALRQVVDQNRKNEFHSQENLVVHVPKDHKPGTFPKALSIESLSPTDNSNGVNWRTGSISLGKQNCSTPKESGLMACCPKESRISIYDNVPGSHLYASTGDLLDLEKDVLFPHLDDILQHVNGLQEVVDGWSKNVLPGLPVDDDRVRESPSLPFQSPTQITLDFEGNSVSDGRTTPSDMDRDGTSLNESEATGVRDRRDSGVGASLTRPSRRLRWHSFQISHRLSHSIASLHISNQSAAQLNLLQKFSLLRLTAIMEKYSMSNKHGWTWSVPKFMKRMKVPDYKDKNVFGVPLIVHVQRTGQPLPQSIQQALRYLRSNCLDQVGLFRKSGVKSRIQALRQMNESSPENVSYEDQSAYDVADMVKQFFRDLPEPLLTSKLGETFLHIYQYVPKEQRLQAVQAAIMLMSDENREVLQTLLCFLSDVTSVEENQMTPMNIAVCLAPSLFHLNIVKKESSPRVIQKKYATGKPDQKDLSENLAATQGLAHMIMECNKLFEVPHEMVTQSRNSYIDAEVHSPTLDELGKQADEEGGSYQMYLESLMQNLQKEAKEKFKGWVTCSSMENTELAYKKVGDGNPLRLWKASVEVEAPPSVVLNRVLRERHLWDEDFLQWKVVESLDKQTEVYQYVLNSMAPHPVRDFVVLRTWRTDLPKGMCMLVAMSVEHEEAPPMGAVRAIVMDSQYLIEPCGSGKARLTHICRIDLKGHSPEWYNKGFGHLCAAEVARIRNSFQPLIAEGPETKI
- the STARD13 gene encoding stAR-related lipid transfer protein 13 isoform X2, which gives rise to MFKQVPRTSGTGCYYLNSVSPEGQEMYLRFDQTARRPPYRTSRILARHQLLTKIQQEIEAKEACDWLRAAGFPQYAQFYEDSQFPIDIAAVKKDHDFLDKDLVEPLCRRLNTLNKCASMKLDVNFQRKKSEDSDEEDLCAISNKWTFQRTSRRWSRVDDIDVLLHRSDRHGSSGDIKMKNTTSSESVLTDLSEPEVSSIHSESSGGSDNRSQSGISSAARETCDSSGQHDVESTQLLDSTAVSTVLFPKDNLKNEKPTRTKAKTFLKRMETLKAKGVHGKLKGSGRTAPLEISGPILQHEPKSLKDMHCVQIVNGDLQNLGQDSGKRGLSFSAKSSSESSQSENSSSGVSTPCLKERKCHEANKRGGMYLEDIDVLSGGALRQVVDQNRKNEFHSQENLVVHVPKDHKPGTFPKALSIESLSPTDNSNGVNWRTGSISLGKQNCSTPKESGLMACCPKESRISIYDNVPGSHLYASTGDLLDLEKDVLFPHLDDILQHVNGLQEVVDGWSKNVLPGLPVDDDRVRESPSLPFQSPTQITLDFEGNSVSDGRTTPSDMDRDGTSLNESEATGVRDRRDSGVGASLTRPSRRLRWHSFQISHRLSHSIASLHISNQSAAQLNLLQKFSLLRLTAIMEKYSMSNKHGWTWSVPKFMKRMKVPDYKDKNVFGVPLIVHVQRTGQPLPQSIQQALRYLRSNCLDQVGLFRKSGVKSRIQALRQMNESSPENVSYEDQSAYDVADMVKQFFRDLPEPLLTSKLGETFLHIYQYVPKEQRLQAVQAAIMLMSDENREVLQTLLCFLSDVTSVEENQMTPMNIAVCLAPSLFHLNIVKKESSPRVIQKKYATGKPDQKDLSENLAATQGLAHMIMECNKLFEVPHEMVTQSRNSYIDAEVHSPTLDELGKQADEEGGSYQMYLESLMQNLQKEAKEKFKGWVTCSSMENTELAYKKVGDGNPLRLWKASVEVEAPPSVVLNRVLRERHLWDEDFLQWKVVESLDKQTEVYQYVLNSMAPHPVRDFVVLRTWRTDLPKGMCMLVAMSVEHEEAPPMGAVRAIVMDSQYLIEPCGSGKARLTHICRIDLKGHSPEWYNKGFGHLCAAEVARIRNSFQPLIAEGPETKI
- the STARD13 gene encoding stAR-related lipid transfer protein 13 isoform X4, producing the protein MKLDVNFQRKKSEDSDEEDLCAISNKWTFQRTSRRWSRVDDIDVLLHRSDRHGSSGDIKMKNTTSSESVLTDLSEPEVSSIHSESSGGSDNRSQSGISSAARETCDSSGQHDVESTQLLDSTAVSTVLFPKDNLKNEKPTRTKAKTFLKRMETLKAKGVHGKLKGSGRTAPLEISGPILQHEPKSLKDMHCVQIVNGDLQNLGQDSGKRGLSFSAKSSSESSQSENSSSGVSTPCLKERKCHEANKRGGMYLEDIDVLSGGALRQVVDQNRKNEFHSQENLVVHVPKDHKPGTFPKALSIESLSPTDNSNGVNWRTGSISLGKQNCSTPKESGLMACCPKESRISIYDNVPGSHLYASTGDLLDLEKDVLFPHLDDILQHVNGLQEVVDGWSKNVLPGLPVDDDRVRESPSLPFQSPTQITLDFEGNSVSDGRTTPSDMDRDGTSLNESEATGVRDRRDSGVGASLTRPSRRLRWHSFQISHRLSHSIASLHISNQSAAQLNLLQKFSLLRLTAIMEKYSMSNKHGWTWSVPKFMKRMKVPDYKDKNVFGVPLIVHVQRTGQPLPQSIQQALRYLRSNCLDQVGLFRKSGVKSRIQALRQMNESSPENVSYEDQSAYDVADMVKQFFRDLPEPLLTSKLGETFLHIYQYVPKEQRLQAVQAAIMLMSDENREVLQTLLCFLSDVTSVEENQMTPMNIAVCLAPSLFHLNIVKKESSPRVIQKKYATGKPDQKDLSENLAATQGLAHMIMECNKLFEVPHEMVTQSRNSYIDAEVHSPTLDELGKQADEEGGSYQMYLESLMQNLQKEAKEKFKGWVTCSSMENTELAYKKVGDGNPLRLWKASVEVEAPPSVVLNRVLRERHLWDEDFLQWKVVESLDKQTEVYQYVLNSMAPHPVRDFVVLRTWRTDLPKGMCMLVAMSVEHEEAPPMGAVRAIVMDSQYLIEPCGSGKARLTHICRIDLKGHSPEWYNKGFGHLCAAEVARIRNSFQPLIAEGPETKI